The following nucleotide sequence is from Parambassis ranga chromosome 21, fParRan2.1, whole genome shotgun sequence.
GGAAAATGGATGGACTGACAATAATTGTATGATTACTTTCATTCCGACCTTTTCATATAGTTTTAAATGAGGTATTTATGGAGTATTTTAAAGCGTGTTTTAAGGcaaattgtatatttttagtTAAGGACACTGTATAGGGTTGAAAGTTAGATGTAAAGTTTTTTAAGGTTGCAATGAATTTTCACTACAGTTTAAGGTTATACACCTTCTGCTACTGTGGAAGGTGTAAACAGGTTACATTAGTAAACTATAACTGACTTCATGAATGCTCTAAGATATTGTGCTGAAtggtgtatatgtatgtattatcatatgtcatgctacgagcacgtacacacccacctctctgaacattaccaccACCTAtattcaggctgctgctgtgtatgtgtgtgtgtgtgtgtgtgagtgcagtgggagggccataTGAGGAGTTCTGTGCACGGGAGTGTacatcagaagcagacagaggcaacagttAATGACGTTATACCCAAACAGtgataacgcaggcatttgatgaagatgctccatatgaggactctagtaaacgatggacagaggtgacagcagcagctccgtttttccttagatatgattcccattaaagtttgatcatttgttctaaatcacattgaactttaagagttacttatgtctcaatactgtataggaggcacacttcagtctgtttaaatgattaCATTCTTCTATTTAAcctgtttgaaataaaactttattttgttctgtaattgttatgtTCATGTTGATTGAAAACTAATATTCAGTGCActttatcagagttgttgtttgcctttaaaatctactgataatTTTTGAGActtgacagagtaggctaccttaagtcatttacacagaaacatgcaaattagtgtcaatgtaaaaacaaatcgttataaaatcgtgatcgtgattttaCCGTTAAAGAATcgtaaaatttttgccataccGCCCACCCCTAGTTGGAGCGTTGTGTTGGGATTTTGTACAGAGGCTGGCTTTGGTTCTCAGccatacacaacacacataacACAGCTATGTGGACAGCCTAGAATTAGTAGAGTCATATGCTATCAACCAGCCCCTCACCACTAGCTTACACAGGTTAAATATCAGTCTGAGGCGGAAAACCAGTAGGCGTATATATATGCCCCAAAACATAACAACTGCATGCTATATGTAGCTGATTAACACAGGTAAACAGGAAGTTATACCCGTTAGCTTAGCGATTAGGAATCGCCATTAGCACTGTGATTAGCATAATGTCTGACACATTTACAGTACCAAACGTGCTTTTAAAGGCCAGTGTATATTGTACCTTACGGTTCGTACAGCGTAATACTTACAGATGATGCTTTAAGAAACCCCAGAATAGATGCATAATATATGCAGTGATTGGGGtctcaaaataaacaaattggATTATTTATTCGTGACATTCTGATCTGTGACGAACATGCGGAGCACAGCATGAACTCAGATATTATACTGCAGTAATATGATTATCAAAGGACATTAGAATatgacagtttaacataaacaACCTTTGGCTCTCTGTCTAGAATCTGATGAAGTGATCCAGACCAGTGTTGGTTAATGAGATCCATGGAGGATAACACATGGTGATAAAACCAGTCAACACTACATGCTCTTTCTGCATGTTGGATGTCTCTGTTTATGACAGTATTTGATCTAATACACAAATACACGTCGTTCAGGTAATGGAATAAATCTGATGATATGATAATGTGTAATTAAAATCCAGCTTTTTTCCCTTAACTCTTAATGGACAGCGAACTAAATGTAACATATATCACTCTTGGTGGGTATGTAGAGGTGGACAAGTACAGATATCTGTATTTTGTGATCATGTTAACTGCATACATTCTGATATTGTGCTTTAATTGTACCATTGTGTGTCTCATCTGGATGCATAAAAACCTTCATGAGCCGATGTACATTTTCATTGCAGCTTTGTTGATTAACTCTGTTCTTCTCAGCACATCTCTCTACCCAAAGCTGCTGAGTGactttttatcagagaaacaggTCATAACATATTCAACATGTCTCTTTCAGTTCTTCATGTTTTACTCTTTAGGTGGGTCAGAGTTCTTACTGTTATCAGCCATGGCCTATGACCGATATGTGTCTATATGTAAACCTCTGAGATATACAACTATCATGAGAACAACAACTGTGAATGTGCTCTTGGTTTTAGCCTGGCTTGTTCCTGCTTGTGAAGTTGGATTGCAAGTTATAGTGTATGCCAGTAAACAGATTTGTAACTTTACTTTCAAAGGAATCATTTGTAACAGCACAATTGTCAGACTTCACTGTGAGAGATCAGCTGTGCAAAACATATATGGCTTGGTTGTTCTTGTGAATTTGTTATTTTTCCCTGTGCTCTTCATCCTTTTTACGTACATCAGAATATTTATAATTGCAtatcagagctgcagagagatgaggagaaaaGCTACACAGACCTGTTTACCTCACATGATTGTTTTAATCAATATCTCCTGTCTGTATGCGTATGATGTGCTGTTAATGCGTATGGAATTGGATTTCCCCCAGATTGTACGTTTCGTGATGTCGTTGCAAACAGTTATTTATCATCCTCTGTTTAATCCGATCATATAtggactgaaaatgaaagaaatttaTAAACACCTCAACAGGCTGTTTGTCAAAAGGGTCTGATGTATGAGGATTAACAGCAGTCCTACATTCATTCATGATGAGCTCAGATGTTACACAGTAATGATGTATTGATTAATGACAGCATATAATACATGCACCACTAAAGAGAAAGTATCTCAAGTCTGACTGCAACCCTGTCTACTTTAACAGTGACACCAATAATGATGGATTGATAATGTAAGCCTGCAGCACACTAAATAGAACATTACACTAAGTGATTTTGTACTGaacatgttttattgtatttgaaTAAAATGAGCCCTGTCACCATCATATTATGTTGGTAACAATGTCTCTCTAAAGTCTATTATTTTATAAGGTGCATGTTGTTACTGTCTGTATAAATGAGAACTGGAGCTCTCAGGTCTGTTTGAGGTGAAAATCCCAACTAAATGTGGCCACATTAAAGTAAACACGGGCCTTAATCTCTGCTTCAGGCTTACAGTAAATGAAGAATGCTGTGATTCAATTTATTGTATACAGTATGCTAATGTGATGATTACATGGTCTTACTGCTGATGCACACAATACATAAAGCAGTGTGAATAAGGACACTTTAAATCTGCTCAGTTCACTTAAACACTCAAGCTGTCATTTACATATGATAATAATCTGTGTAATATGCAGTGATTGGGGTCTCATAATAAACAAAATGGATTTTTTATTTGTCACATTCTGATCTGTGACAAACATGTTGAGCACAGCATAAACTCAAACTTGATACTGCAGTAATTTGATTGTCAAAGGACATCAGAATATGACAGTGTTATGTAAAGAACCTTTGGCTCTCTGTCTACAATTTTATGAGGTAATCCAGATCAGTGTTGGTTAATGAGATCCATGGAGGATGGTTCATGCTGATAAAACCAGTCAACACTGCATGCTCTTTCAGCATGTTGGCTGTCTATGTTTTTGACATCTAATGCACGTCAAGCTCAGGTAACGGaataaaaaacaatttgatTACATGATAATGTCCAATTAACAATCCAGCTTTAATGGACAGTGAACTGAATGAAACATATATAACTCTTGGTGGATATGTAGAGGTGGAAAAATACGGATATCTTTATTTTGTGATTATGTTTACTGCATACATTGTAATATTGTGCTTTAATTGTACCATTGTGTGTCTCATCTGGATGCATAAAAACCTTCATGAGCCGATGTACATTTTCATTGCAGCTTTGTTGATTAACTCTGTTCTTCTCAGCATAGCTATCTATCCAAAGCTGCTGAGTGactttttatcagagaaacaggTCACAACATATTCAGCATGTCTCCTTCAGACCTTCATGTTTTACTGTTTAGGTGGGTCAGAGTTCTTACTGCTATCAGCCATGGCCTATGACAGATATGTGTCTATATGTAAACCTCTGAGATATCCATCTATCATGAGGAAAAGAACAGTCACTGTGTTCCTGGCTTTAGCCTGGCTTGTTCCTGCTTGTGAAGTTGGAGGACAAGTTATCCTTAGTGCTCGTAAAAAactctgtttctttgttttcaaaGGAATCATTTGTAACAGCACAATTTTCAGACTTCATTGTGAGAGATCAGCTGTGCAAAACATATATGGCTTGGTTGTTCTTGTGAATTTGATATTTTTCCCTGTGCTCTTCATCCTTTTTACATACATCAGAATATTTATAATTGCAtatcagagctgcagagagatgaggagaaaGGCTGCACAGACCTGTTTACCTCACTTGATTGTTTTAATCAATGTCTCCTGTCTGTATGCGTATGATGTGCTTTTGCTGCGTATGGAAATAGATTTTCCCCAGATTGTACGTTTTGTGATGTCGTTGCAAACAGTTATTTATCATCCTCTGTTTAATCCGATCATATAtggactgaaaatgaaagaaatttaTAAACATCTCAACAGGCTGTTTGTCAAACGGGTCTGATGTATGAGGATTAACAGCAGTTCTATATTCATTCATGAAGAGTTCACATGTTGCACAGTAAAGATGTATTGATTAATGACAGCATATAATACGTGCCAGGATAAGAGTGATGCCACTGGTAAAGAGAAAGTATCTTGAGTCTGACtgcacagtgacagtgacatttGGAACTCTGCTGCTGAGCCTCCTTTCTGTCGGTACCAGGAAGCATCGGCACAAAGCAGTCTCACCCATAATGATGGATTGATAATGTACGTCTGCAGGACACTgaaaaaaacactacactcTAAATGATTTTGTActgaacatgttttattttatttgaataaaatgagCCGCCATTTCATGTTGGTAACAATGTCTCTCTAAAGTCTGTTATTTTATAAGGTACATGTTGTTACTGTCTGTATAAATGAGAACTGGAGCTCTCAGGTCTGTTTGAGGTGAAAATCTCAACTAAATGTCGCCACATTAAAGTCAAAGTGGGCCTTAATCTCTGTTTCAGGCTTACAGTAAATGAAGAATGTTGTGGTGTGGATTGGCTGtattgtcaacaacactgcagacacattacactcagttTTAGACagcattgctccactgaagaagaaaactacaaacagaAGAGTCTAGCTCTGTGGTGCAACTCAAATATCGAATCATTGAAACGGACtacacagaggatggagagtggcagtcctctaaatcagatgaatcCCAGAGGGCCTAGAGAGACAgtttgctgacgtataagaagacccttcgtaaagctaggacaacttactattcatcactaatagaagaaaacaagaacaaaccaTGCTTACTCTTTAACACTATacccaggctgacaaagagccacaacTCTGTTAAGCCTcattttcctgcagctcttagtagtgaagacttcatgagcttcttcaccaatAAAATCACTAATACTAGAGAACAAATCATCCATGAGCTCTCTGTGACTGCTGGGGATACACTGCTTCTTCAGGAAACAGATCCTAATCTagctctggactgcttcgtgcccatcggcctccctgagctgaccaccagcatcactaagtctaaacctactacatGCCTCTTAGACCCCATCCCATCTcggctcctcaaggatgttATTCCTCTGAAAGGAGACTccatattaggacagatcaacctgTTTCTGGCTACAGGacatgtaccacaggcttttaaagcTGCTGTGATCATTTCTATACTTAAAAAGCCTCCTTAGTCCCAGCTTTAAAATGCTTTATAAACCTACATGAataatatacataaataaaatacacaaatacagcagGATTCGGTTAAGGTAAAGACCAtggtttgaaataaaacacaagcaTATTCTGCTCTGATAGTTCAAAGAACCCTCAACGGGAGCTTGAAAGTAAATTTAAAGCAGAAAAGGCCTTTAAAAATTTTCCAAACATGTTAGTAGAAAATCATTTGCCTCGCCCTCCTATAAACTTTGTCTCatcttcagttttatttttaatttgaggACTTAGCATCAAATTTCGGAGGCCTTCAAAGTTTGTTTACAGGAACAGGTAGGAGTTCCAGGGGTTTAATGAGATCCATGGAGAGTGAAGAAATCTAATAAAAAGGTTTAGACTGACCCAGAGGTCAATGACAGGTAGCACTAAGTGAACAGTGCAGGTTACAAGTATTACTTACATTCACCACTGATATTATCTGCCTCTTCCATTCAGCCTAGCAGGCAGCCTACATGGATGAAGAACTAAATGTAACATATGTAACTCTTGATGGTCATGTGGAAGTGGACAAGTATagatttctttattttgttattctttTAACAGTATATATTCTAATAATCTGCAGCAATTCTGTCATTGTGTATCTGATCTGGGTTCATTCGGACCTCCATGAGCCtatgtacatttttattgcTGCTTTGTTGGTGAACTCTGTTCTTCTGTGCACTGTCATCTACCCGAAGCTTTTCATTGACTTTCTATCGGAGAGGCAGATCATCTCTTATCAAGCCTGTTTGCTTCAGTTTCACTTGTTCTACTCTTTAGGTGGTTCAGAGTTCTTACTGTTGGCAGGCATGGCTTATGACAGGTATGTGTCTATATGCAAACCTCTGCAATATCCGAACATCATGAGAAAAACCACTATCAGCATTCTGCTGGTTTTAGCATGGATCCTGCCGGCCTCTCAGGTTGCGGTGCCAGCTGGAATCATTGCTAATAAAAAACTTTGCAGCTTTACTCTGAAAGGAGTTTTTTGTACCAATACGGTTTACAAACTTCAGTGTGATGTCTTGAAAGGACAGCTTATACAAGATATGGTGGTTTTGCTGAATGTTGCAATCATCCCtgtgcttttcattctgttcacATACACCAGGATACTCATGATAACCCATCGGAGCAGCAGAGAAGTCAGGAGAAAAGCTACACAGACCTGTTTACCTCACTTAATCGTTTTGACTAACTTCACCTGTTTGTGTGCGTATGACGTTATCGCCGCGCAGCTAGAATCAGAAATTCCAAAGATTGTACGTTTAATAATGACTTTACAAATAGTCATGTATCAGCCACTCTTTAATCCAATCCTGTATGGACTGAAAATGAAGGAAATTTCTAAACATCTTAAGAGGCTGTTGTTTCCAGTCAAATACATCTGACACTTAAAGTGGTGGATATATTAAAGGTGTTTTAGGTACCAGTGTGCTGATGTTATTAACAAGACATATAAAGACAGGACAATTAAAACATAATCCACCAACCTACCGATGTAatgatatcattattattaagaCTTCCTATACATCGTATGTCATATGGATTAATGAATTTGATTCATaaattacatgtttacatttaatggCTGCAAAATGTCAGACTTATAAAGGCTTTGCTGTCCTTTTTAACTCTGTGTTGGTATGTTGACTTTATCAAGAGATTGTGTTTATGCATGCCAAGTAAATCTAAATAAATACAACTACTGtactaaaaaaatattattgagATTTCTGCATTGATTCACTAAAGGTCACAGTAAATGCACAGTATTAATATCATACTAATGCCATGCTTGTACAGTGCTACTATATTAAAATGCTTCTAGAATGACCAAGACATAGATTTGGGTTGCACATAAGCTGAAATATAGACacttcatttatatttattctgTTCTGTGAGAATAAAGCAATagatgcacatttttaattgtTGTGATGAATGTCTTACACCTGTTTTACCACTGTGGAATGTTTAAATACGTTAAGTTAGTCAATTATAGCTGACTTTAATCAGCACTTCTCAATTatttcatttatattttattaatgtattGTGGTATAAgtggtgcatgttggactctggCAGGGCTGTTCTGTTCATactttttatggacagaatatCTAGGGGCCATGGGGGTCTGGTTCCGCAAACACAGGATTACATCACTGCTTTTTGCAGCTGAGtatgtcctgttggcttcattgaGCTGGGACCTTCAGTGTGCACTGCGAAGGTTTGCAGCCTGTGAGAAGCGGTTGGGATGAGAACCAGCATCTCCAAAATTTGAGACCATGGTTCTCGACCAGAAAAAGGtggcttgtcctctctgggtgggagaaGAGCTCCtaccccaagtggaggagtttgtgtatctcggggtcacGTTCACGAGGGatggaaaaatggagcgggagattcaCAGGCGGActggtgcagcttccgcagtaatgcggtcgctgtaccggtctgttgtggtaaagaaggagctgagccgaaaGGCAAAACTCACGATTTAGCGGTCAATATACGCTCCTCTATGGCCATGAGCTTTGGATAAAGAATGAGATCCCTAATACAaccaaaatgagtttccttGGTGACTAGGCGCTCCCTTAAAGACAGGGTGAGGAGCttggtcacccgagaggagctcggagtagagtcgctgctcctccacattgagAGAATTCTGTTTCGGATGCCCCCCTGGACCCCTCCCAGGGGctggtgttccgggcatgtcccagaAGAGATCCTGGGAGAGAACTAGGACACAGTAGAGAGACTATATCtatcggctggcctgggaacacatCAGGAATTCCCCGGAAGAGCAGGAAGTGTGCAGTGAGAAGTCTGGGcatctctgcttagactgctgccccggCAACCCAGCcctggataagcggttgaagatggatggatgaatggatagtTTGTTATTTACACCAGAACTGTCAGCAGTCAGTGTTAGGGCTGACCTCCATTTGTCACACCCTGCTGAATTTTAGGGTCATTTTTAGGTTAATTTAcagccatttcctgttttatgttAAAAGTTCTTACATCTCTTCTTATTTCAGATTGTTTCACTTCCCGTCCTTATATTTCTCACCTGTGAGAAAGATGTGATTGTGTGCCTGGCCCTGATGTCATGTTCTGATGTCTgcttccaacaggacaacacaaCATATCACAAAGCTCCATCACCCTGACACCTCTGACCTTTGGAGTtatgtctttgatgatactgggTGAAGATGTTAATGAGATCCATGGAGGGTGGCTCATGCCGATAAAAGCAGTCAACACTACATACTCTTTCTGCATGTTGGATGTCTCTGTTTATGACAGTATTTCATCTAATGCACAAATGCACATTGAGTTCAGGTAACAAGGAATAAATCTGATGATATGGCAATATGTAATTAAAAACCTAGCTTTTTCCCTTAACTCTTAATGGACAGTGAACTAAATGTAACATATATCACTCTTGGTGGGTATGTAGAAGTGGACAAATACGGATATCTGTATTTTGTGATCATGTTAACTGCATACATTCTGATATTGTGCTTTAATTGTACCATTGTGTGTCTCATCTGGATGCATAAAAACCTTCATGAGCCGATGTACATTTTCATTGCAGCTTTGTTGATTAACTCTGTTCTTTTCAGCACATCTTTCTACCCAAAGCTGCTGAGTGAttttttatcagagaaacaggTCATATCATATTCAACATGTCTCTTTCAGTTATTCATGTTTTACTCTTTAGGTGGGTCAGAGTTCATGCTGTTGGCAGTCATGGCCTATGACCGATATGTGTCTATATGCAAACCTCTGAGATATTCATCTATCATGAGAAAAAGAACAGTCACTGTGTTGTTGGCTTTAGCCTGGTTTGTTCCTGCTTGTGAAGTGTTAATCCAACTTATACCGTATGCCAGTAAAAAGATTTGTAACTTTACTTTCAAAGGGATCATTTGTAACAGCACAATTGTCAGACTTCACTGTGTGGAATCAAATGTTCATAATATATATGGCTTGGTTGTTTTTGTGAATGTTATGATTCTCCCTGTGCTCTTTGTAGTTTTTACATACATCAGATTATTTATTGTTGCctatcacagcagcagagaggtgaagaGAAAAGCTACACAGACCTGTTTACCTCACCTGATTGTTTTGATTAGTTTTTCCTGTTTAGGTGCGTATGATGTGCTGTTACTACGGATGGAGACTGATTTTCCCAAAATCATCCGTTTTGTGATGTCATTACAAATTGTAATCTACCATCCTCTCTTTAATCCGATCATATAtggactgaaaatgaaagaaatttaTAAGCACCTCAGGAGGCTGTTTGTTAGAACAGTATACGTTTTGCCTATTGACAGCTGGGTTAAGGTGTAGCCCCCTCTGTGGTACAGGAtaaagcaggttaagaaaatggatggactGACAACAATTGTATGATTACTTGCGCCACAATAAAACTGGAtatgattttctgtttttaatgcagtgaCTCTCCTTTCATTCTGACCTTTTCATATAGTTTTAAATGAGGTATTTCTGGAgtattttaaagtgtgttttaaggcaaattgtatatttttagtTAAGGACACTGTATAGGGTTGAAAGTTAGATGTAAAGTCTTTTAAGGTTGCAATGAATTTTCACTACAGTTTAAGGTTATACACCTTCTGCTACTGTGGAAGGTGTAAACAGGTTACATTAGTAAACTATAACTGACTTCATGAATGCTCTAAGAGATTGTGCTGAAtggtgtatatgtatgtattatcatatgtcatgctacgagcacgtacacgcccacctctctgaacattaccaccACCTAtattcaggctgctgctgtgtatgtgtgtgtgtgtgtgtgtgagtgcagtgggagggccataTGAGGAGTTCTGTGCACGCATGGATTTTCTCTACAGTTTAAGGTTATACACCTTCTGCTACTGTGGAAGGTGTAAACAGGTTACATTAGTGAACTATAACTGACTTCATGAATGCTCTAAGATATTTGTATTTACATGTTATTAATTTATAtgagtggtagagcagggttgtccaataaccagaaggttggtggttcaatcccaacccCTCCttagttgttgtgtgtccttgggcaaggcgtCCAGTGgaagggccgtatgaggagttctgtgcACGGGAGTGTacatcagaagcagacagaggcaacagttAATGACGCTATACCCAAACAGtgataacgcaggcatttgatgaagatgcACCATATGAGCATTAAgtcatttacacaaaaacatgcaaattagtgtcaatttaaaaacatgttgtgataaaatcgtgatcgtgattttaccattaaagaatcgtgatataaaatttttgccatatcaccCACCCCTAGTTGGAGCTTTGTGTTGGGATTTTGTACAGAGGCTGGCTGTggccacacacaacacacataacACAGCAATATGTCCAGCCTAGAATTAGTGGATATGCATATGCTCTCAACCAGCCCCTCACCACTGGCTTACACAATTTAGATAACAGTCTGAGGCGGAAAACCAGTAggcgtatatatatatatatatatatatatatgccccAAACCATAACAACTGCATGCTATACGTAGCTGATTAAAGcaggatccatactccgcgagacaaagacatttttcccccctgcagacgttacgcccacaaaatgacgtcattttttgtctctgaccgcccgctgatccgcactcctgtgcacagggtccgggccgaactttgtctttcaaggctgtgcggcaaccatgctgtgattggtcggaatttattgtgggcgtgatgaaagtggagaagcgcaagagcctctccaggtatataggtaggtgtataaacagcgctgattcaacagatttagataagaccataccggttttgcatgatgagcaataaaagaaagaaagaaaggcaagtcagggtgatttgtcaccaataactccagacagccattcacacataccagatggtgactgttattaccattctatataatcctacatacccgggcataataggctcgttaacagtatatctttgctattgttacttttaatgttgcatcttcacagctcatcaccggacagtttgaagtatcgcaggcacattggaacacagtagatgtgcaaatgtggtcataaaggcacaaacactgaatctttgctattgttacttttaatgtcgcattttcacaactcatcgccggacatctcacgctgttgcaggcaccctctctgtgtaatgccctcttgccatggcacacgtccttgtggtgtgttaaaaaactcagtaaagtctttccttatagtttagtgggtgggccgtatgaggagttctgcacacacacgtctcgcggagtatggtacctcggtgcggaaaagacctttttttgtatctcttaccacccgtggagtgcgttctccgctctttgtctcgcggagtatggaacagcctttacaCAGGTAAACTGGAAGTTATACCCGTTAGCTTAGCGATTAGCAATCGCCCTTAGCACCACGATTAGCATAATGTCTGACACATTTACAATACCAAACGTGCTTTTAAAGGCCAGTGTGTATTGTACCTGATGGTTTGTACAGCGTAATACTTACAGATGATAGTTTAAGAAAACCCAAAACAGAGAAAACCAGAGGAAAGGCACTGCCGTGTACTACAGTGAGACTGTTCTTAGTAACTTCCTGTCtaagttcttcttcttccttttgttTTACAGCGGTTGGCAACCAACTTAAAGGAGCATTACCACTACCTACTGTTCCAGAGTATGGGACATTGTGTGAGCTCACAATCTAATGGTctttctacactgtgtgatttttagcgaacgtataagaccattgcatgacacactatgccacttgaatctaataaactttggtatgatcgccaagtttgatgcatgcacattgtacgatgaccatttactgaatcgcaggcgaccACAGGTTACGTCGTAAGTCAACATgcgacgaggaggaggaggaagacttgGATGCGGATTGACAGGtcatagcagctgtcacactgtgagatagtcatcctaaatttctgacaccgctagaattttatctcagcttgtctttggtcgcaagatgcTGACAACGGCCATCGTGGAACCTCTCTCACAGTGCgatgtaagataagataagataagataagataagataagataagataagataagataagataagataagataagataagataagataagataagataagataaaactttattaatcccgaaggaaattcttgtgcc
It contains:
- the LOC114426470 gene encoding olfactory receptor 6N2-like codes for the protein MDSELNVTYITLGGYVEVDKYRYLYFVIMLTAYILILCFNCTIVCLIWMHKNLHEPMYIFIAALLINSVLLSTSLYPKLLSDFLSEKQVITYSTCLFQFFMFYSLGGSEFLLLSAMAYDRYVSICKPLRYTTIMRTTTVNVLLVLAWLVPACEVGLQVIVYASKQICNFTFKGIICNSTIVRLHCERSAVQNIYGLVVLVNLLFFPVLFILFTYIRIFIIAYQSCREMRRKATQTCLPHMIVLINISCLYAYDVLLMRMELDFPQIVRFVMSLQTVIYHPLFNPIIYGLKMKEIYKHLNRLFVKRV
- the LOC114426510 gene encoding olfactory receptor 6N2-like; protein product: MDSELNETYITLGGYVEVEKYGYLYFVIMFTAYIVILCFNCTIVCLIWMHKNLHEPMYIFIAALLINSVLLSIAIYPKLLSDFLSEKQVTTYSACLLQTFMFYCLGGSEFLLLSAMAYDRYVSICKPLRYPSIMRKRTVTVFLALAWLVPACEVGGQVILSARKKLCFFVFKGIICNSTIFRLHCERSAVQNIYGLVVLVNLIFFPVLFILFTYIRIFIIAYQSCREMRRKAAQTCLPHLIVLINVSCLYAYDVLLLRMEIDFPQIVRFVMSLQTVIYHPLFNPIIYGLKMKEIYKHLNRLFVKRV
- the LOC114426868 gene encoding olfactory receptor 6N2-like, yielding MDEELNVTYVTLDGHVEVDKYRFLYFVILLTVYILIICSNSVIVYLIWVHSDLHEPMYIFIAALLVNSVLLCTVIYPKLFIDFLSERQIISYQACLLQFHLFYSLGGSEFLLLAGMAYDRYVSICKPLQYPNIMRKTTISILLVLAWILPASQVAVPAGIIANKKLCSFTLKGVFCTNTVYKLQCDVLKGQLIQDMVVLLNVAIIPVLFILFTYTRILMITHRSSREVRRKATQTCLPHLIVLTNFTCLCAYDVIAAQLESEIPKIVRLIMTLQIVMYQPLFNPILYGLKMKEISKHLKRLLFPVKYI
- the LOC114426486 gene encoding olfactory receptor 10K1-like; its protein translation is MDSELNVTYITLGGYVEVDKYGYLYFVIMLTAYILILCFNCTIVCLIWMHKNLHEPMYIFIAALLINSVLFSTSFYPKLLSDFLSEKQVISYSTCLFQLFMFYSLGGSEFMLLAVMAYDRYVSICKPLRYSSIMRKRTVTVLLALAWFVPACEVLIQLIPYASKKICNFTFKGIICNSTIVRLHCVESNVHNIYGLVVFVNVMILPVLFVVFTYIRLFIVAYHSSREVKRKATQTCLPHLIVLISFSCLGAYDVLLLRMETDFPKIIRFVMSLQIVIYHPLFNPIIYGLKMKEIYKHLRRLFVRTVYVLCCIFTAH